The following proteins are encoded in a genomic region of Natronogracilivirga saccharolytica:
- a CDS encoding transposase yields the protein MTMWFHISRIPQQKRLQVKGFRRVAYTIEHHLEDIINFFENRSTNASAEALVEQFTKKSLGN from the coding sequence ATGACAATGTGGTTTCATATCAGCCGTATACCGCAACAAAAACGTTTGCAGGTCAAAGGGTTCCGCCGAGTGGCGTATACGATTGAGCATCACCTTGAGGATATTATCAACTTCTTTGAGAACAGGTCAACCAATGCTTCAGCCGAGGCATTGGTTGAGCAATTTACAAAGAAGAGTCTTGGAAACTGA
- a CDS encoding type I restriction endonuclease subunit R — MSKRTSEQAFESYVEQILLNQSGWTKGEVSDWDSNRAIIPNDTFGFIEDTQPKLWSQMSRLHGEELHAKLLEALCKELDLKGTLHVLRQGFKFYGKTFKMAWFRPAHGHNPEVEQLYAGNRLTVMRQVPCHPGSKDTVDLLFAVNGLPVATCELKNPNTGQTWQHAIRQYKKDRDPNAPLFRFTKRALVHFAADPDQVHMATKLEKEKTVFLPFNRGSQPGEIKCGKGNPPNPDGYRTAYLWEDVLSRDSLLDILGGFMFLEHKEKKVDDGKGGRKTVKKKTLIFPRYHQLDSVRKLVRASRNEGAGNNYLIQHSAGSGKTNSISWLAHHLASLHDADDHKVYDCVVVISDRQVIDRQLQDAIYQIEHAQGVVKPIDEDSKQLANALVDGTKVVVTTLQKFPFVLRALLMSLSEGKFESLSDEEKKKVQDDADTYRAKIADRRYAVVVDEAHSSQTGETARELKEILGAGVDHEDGEDIDMEDRLNQIMESRGRQKNLSFYAFTATPKGKTLELFGRPGSSGKPEAFHVYSMRQAIEENFIKDVLHNYTTYKAYYKLVKSAEDDPEMPKKKATRSLARFLSLHPYNIQQKTEIMVEHFRQHIKPKLGGKAKAMVVAGSRLHAVRYMNAFNKYLKDRGYTDIHPLVAFSGTVRDPDTSMEYTEPGMNTDVRTGDSIPEARLPERFDSDDYQLLLVANKYQTGFDQPKLLAMYVDKRLEGVQAVQTLSRLNRNYPGKEEPFVLDFVNEREDIYASFKPYFDATSLEEVSDPQQLEEIKHEMDQMQVYHWPEVDAFAEIFYKPVSKHQRKDHARMEQQLQPAVDRFKELEEEQQQLFRDKLRGYVNIYSFLSQIMPWSDSDHEKLYSFGRFLLPHLPTGREEHIISPEDDVALRYYRLEQVATDPINLDEGDDVEVKSPTDVGSGKATDEQAPLSSIIEVLNERFGTDFTEEDRLFFEQVTEHASQNEQVIQTAKANSLDKFKLGIKDMVDNMMIERMAKNDDIVTRYMDDKEFKQVALSHLAREIFDRVLEREVDR; from the coding sequence ATGAGTAAACGAACCTCAGAACAGGCATTTGAGAGCTATGTTGAACAGATTCTGCTCAATCAGTCCGGCTGGACAAAAGGCGAGGTATCCGACTGGGATTCAAATCGCGCGATCATCCCGAATGACACCTTCGGCTTCATTGAAGACACCCAGCCGAAGCTATGGAGCCAGATGTCCCGGCTTCACGGCGAAGAGCTACATGCCAAGCTTCTGGAAGCACTATGCAAGGAACTCGACCTGAAAGGTACGCTGCATGTGCTTCGCCAGGGTTTCAAGTTCTACGGCAAAACCTTCAAAATGGCATGGTTCAGGCCGGCCCACGGGCATAATCCGGAAGTCGAGCAGCTCTATGCCGGCAACCGTCTGACCGTCATGAGACAGGTTCCTTGCCACCCGGGATCCAAAGACACCGTGGATCTGCTGTTTGCCGTTAACGGCCTGCCCGTGGCCACCTGCGAGTTAAAAAATCCGAATACCGGCCAGACCTGGCAACATGCCATCCGGCAGTACAAAAAGGATCGGGACCCGAACGCTCCACTGTTCCGGTTCACCAAACGGGCACTGGTGCATTTTGCCGCCGACCCGGATCAGGTGCATATGGCCACAAAGCTGGAAAAGGAAAAAACCGTATTCCTGCCGTTCAACCGGGGAAGCCAACCCGGCGAAATCAAGTGCGGCAAAGGCAACCCGCCCAACCCGGATGGCTACCGTACCGCTTACCTCTGGGAGGATGTACTTTCACGCGATAGTCTTCTGGATATTCTTGGTGGGTTCATGTTCCTTGAACACAAAGAGAAGAAGGTCGATGACGGCAAGGGCGGCAGAAAGACCGTTAAAAAGAAGACCTTGATCTTCCCCCGGTATCATCAGCTCGACAGTGTCCGCAAGCTGGTCAGAGCCTCACGCAACGAAGGAGCCGGCAACAACTACCTGATCCAGCACTCAGCCGGCAGCGGCAAGACCAACAGTATTTCCTGGCTGGCCCATCACCTGGCCAGCCTCCACGATGCCGATGATCACAAGGTTTACGATTGCGTGGTGGTCATCAGCGACCGGCAAGTAATCGACCGGCAGCTTCAGGATGCCATCTATCAGATCGAACATGCCCAGGGAGTTGTCAAACCGATTGATGAAGATTCCAAACAGCTGGCCAACGCTCTGGTTGACGGTACCAAGGTTGTCGTCACCACGCTGCAGAAGTTTCCGTTTGTGCTTCGGGCTTTGCTGATGAGCCTGTCGGAAGGAAAGTTTGAGTCTCTGTCCGACGAGGAAAAGAAAAAGGTACAGGACGACGCTGATACCTACCGGGCCAAGATTGCCGACCGCCGTTATGCCGTGGTTGTCGATGAAGCCCACTCGAGCCAGACAGGTGAAACAGCCCGGGAACTCAAGGAAATTCTCGGCGCCGGGGTGGATCATGAAGACGGGGAAGACATCGACATGGAAGACCGGCTAAATCAGATCATGGAGTCGCGCGGGCGTCAAAAGAACCTGAGCTTCTATGCCTTTACCGCTACACCCAAAGGCAAGACGCTGGAGCTGTTTGGCCGTCCGGGTTCGTCCGGCAAACCGGAAGCCTTTCATGTCTATTCCATGCGGCAAGCCATCGAGGAAAATTTCATCAAAGATGTGCTTCATAACTATACGACATACAAGGCATATTATAAGCTGGTCAAGTCAGCCGAGGACGACCCCGAAATGCCGAAAAAGAAAGCCACGCGCTCGCTCGCCCGCTTTTTGAGCCTCCACCCGTATAATATCCAGCAGAAGACCGAAATCATGGTGGAGCACTTCCGCCAGCACATCAAGCCAAAGCTTGGGGGAAAAGCCAAGGCCATGGTCGTGGCCGGATCCCGATTGCATGCCGTGCGATACATGAATGCCTTCAATAAGTACCTAAAAGACCGGGGTTATACCGACATTCATCCGCTTGTGGCTTTTAGTGGGACGGTGCGTGATCCGGATACCAGCATGGAGTACACCGAACCGGGCATGAATACCGATGTGCGAACCGGCGATAGTATACCCGAGGCAAGGTTGCCTGAACGCTTTGACAGTGATGACTATCAGCTGCTTCTGGTTGCCAACAAATATCAGACCGGGTTTGATCAGCCCAAGCTCCTGGCGATGTATGTAGACAAGCGGCTGGAAGGTGTTCAGGCTGTGCAGACGCTATCGCGACTAAACCGGAACTACCCGGGCAAGGAAGAACCGTTTGTCCTGGACTTTGTCAATGAGCGTGAAGACATCTACGCCTCCTTCAAGCCGTACTTTGATGCCACCAGTCTGGAGGAGGTTTCCGATCCGCAGCAGCTCGAAGAGATTAAACACGAAATGGATCAGATGCAGGTGTATCACTGGCCGGAGGTGGACGCTTTTGCTGAGATATTCTACAAACCGGTTTCCAAACACCAGCGAAAGGATCATGCCCGGATGGAGCAGCAGCTTCAGCCGGCCGTGGATCGCTTCAAGGAATTGGAAGAAGAGCAGCAACAGTTGTTCCGGGATAAACTCCGTGGCTATGTGAACATCTACTCGTTTTTAAGTCAGATCATGCCCTGGAGTGACTCCGACCACGAGAAACTCTACAGCTTTGGACGGTTTCTGCTTCCGCATCTGCCTACCGGTCGGGAAGAACACATCATCAGTCCGGAAGACGATGTAGCTCTGCGGTACTATCGACTGGAACAAGTCGCCACCGACCCAATAAACCTGGACGAAGGAGATGATGTAGAGGTGAAGAGTCCAACAGATGTAGGCAGCGGAAAGGCTACCGACGAGCAGGCACCGCTTTCCAGTATTATTGAGGTGCTCAACGAGCGATTTGGCACGGACTTTACAGAAGAAGACCGGTTGTTCTTTGAGCAGGTCACCGAACATGCCAGCCAGAATGAGCAAGTAATTCAAACTGCCAAGGCCAACTCTCTGGACAAGTTCAAACTGGGCATCAAGGATATGGTCGATAACATGATGATCGAGCGCATGGCCAAGAACGACGACATTGTAACGCGGTATATGGACGACAAAGAGTTCAAACAGGTGGCCTTATCCCATCTGGCCAGGGAGATATTTGACAGGGTATTGGAAAGGGAAGTGGATAGATGA
- a CDS encoding saccharopine dehydrogenase family protein: MKIAVIGAGPAGSAITRVLMDYKEVQNLVVLDRNGAVLDELKESFSGHPSLSRLRTFRVGMQERSSIITLVNGFDVMISALPYQYNLEMTKIAIETGSHFLDLGGNDKVFEMQRKLDKQAEQNGSCILPNCGLAPGLLNIIAMNGFRQFETVSSIEMMSGGLPVNPHPPLNHHLSFSAEAFLSEHLPPVLAVRDGRPVDLEPMSGLEPITFQSRPEMTALETFYTGGHISTLAYTLQGSVSNLSYKTIRHRGNHSVMQALIELGLADDRIIDIGTSMTYKDFLIRKLRKRIPENLPDIVLAKVIIDGQNGSGGNSKKLRRTYELTYEYHPDDGHSAVMSCTALPTAHIALMLARGEISARPGVHPPEQIVPAESFLDAMKQYGIEISIHDSSA; encoded by the coding sequence ATGAAAATTGCCGTTATCGGTGCCGGTCCTGCCGGCTCGGCCATCACGAGGGTTTTGATGGATTACAAAGAGGTACAAAACCTGGTCGTACTGGACCGCAACGGAGCCGTTCTTGATGAGCTGAAGGAAAGCTTCTCCGGTCACCCTTCCCTCTCCCGCTTACGCACATTCCGCGTGGGAATGCAGGAACGCTCATCTATCATCACACTCGTTAATGGCTTTGATGTGATGATATCCGCACTCCCGTATCAGTACAACCTTGAGATGACCAAAATTGCCATCGAAACCGGAAGTCACTTTCTTGATCTCGGAGGCAATGACAAGGTCTTTGAAATGCAGCGAAAGCTCGATAAACAGGCTGAGCAAAACGGCAGCTGCATTCTGCCCAATTGCGGACTGGCTCCCGGACTCCTGAATATTATAGCAATGAACGGATTCCGCCAGTTCGAAACGGTCTCATCCATTGAAATGATGAGTGGTGGTCTGCCGGTCAATCCTCATCCGCCTTTGAATCATCATCTCAGCTTTTCTGCCGAAGCCTTTTTGAGTGAACATCTTCCACCGGTGCTGGCTGTTCGCGACGGACGGCCCGTCGATCTTGAGCCAATGAGCGGACTGGAGCCCATTACTTTTCAATCACGCCCGGAAATGACGGCCCTCGAGACCTTTTACACCGGCGGGCACATAAGCACCCTGGCCTACACCCTTCAGGGCTCGGTCAGCAACCTCTCCTACAAAACCATCCGTCACCGCGGAAATCACAGTGTCATGCAGGCGCTGATCGAATTGGGACTCGCCGATGACCGTATCATCGATATCGGCACAAGCATGACTTACAAAGATTTTCTGATCCGCAAACTGCGAAAGCGGATTCCCGAGAATCTGCCCGATATTGTACTCGCGAAAGTAATTATCGACGGGCAAAACGGATCAGGCGGCAACAGTAAAAAGCTCAGGCGGACATATGAACTGACCTATGAGTACCATCCGGATGACGGTCATTCCGCGGTTATGAGCTGCACGGCTCTGCCAACAGCGCATATTGCCCTGATGCTTGCACGGGGTGAAATCAGTGCCCGTCCCGGTGTCCATCCGCCGGAACAGATTGTGCCGGCAGAGTCCTTTCTCGATGCCATGAAGCAGTACGGCATCGAAATCAGTATACACGACAGCAGTGCATGA
- the tnpA gene encoding IS200/IS605 family transposase: MENYRKTSHSVYDIKYHLVWITKYRKPVLQGEVAERVRELVREQCKTMDIEIISGHVSKDHIHLLVSVPPHHSVSKVMQKIKGKTSHKMLMEFKTLQRKFWGRHLWARGYFVASSGNVTDEVIMKYIEEQNVEGKDGEFKIEDK; this comes from the coding sequence ATGGAAAATTACCGCAAAACATCTCATAGCGTTTACGATATAAAATATCACCTGGTATGGATCACCAAATACCGCAAGCCGGTTTTGCAAGGCGAAGTAGCCGAACGAGTTCGGGAATTGGTTCGCGAGCAGTGCAAGACCATGGATATCGAAATCATAAGTGGTCATGTTTCCAAAGATCATATCCATCTTCTGGTTTCGGTACCGCCTCATCACTCGGTAAGCAAAGTGATGCAAAAAATCAAAGGAAAAACCTCGCACAAAATGCTCATGGAGTTCAAAACCTTGCAACGAAAGTTTTGGGGTCGTCATTTGTGGGCCAGAGGCTATTTTGTCGCCAGTTCGGGAAATGTGACCGATGAAGTGATTATGAAGTATATCGAGGAGCAAAATGTTGAAGGTAAAGACGGAGAATTTAAAATCGAAGACAAGTAG
- a CDS encoding restriction endonuclease subunit S, with translation MNKVDPDILQEVEQTLDVAGIKRFEPYPSYKPTSVDWLGDVPDHWEVIQSRRFFKILNGSTPSSSESSYWDGDIVWVTPDDLSKNSDSDIRDSRRRISQSGYNSCGATIAPPNSIVVSTRAPIGYVAIAGVSLCCNQGCRILAPNKTLDSKFFYYQLLSAGSELSSRGRGTTFTELSYGQLASVELLSPPLDEQQVIARFLDDQTRKIDDLIEAKQKLLDLLKEKRQAIITHAVTKGINPDVQLKPSGIEWLGDVPEHWEMKKLKYTCDFSGGFTPNTKVVDYWDGDIPWVSPKDMKHRYISETEDYVTELAVNEVFRRIVAPKSVLIVVRSGILIHSLPVAINKTGVTINQDMRALMPKKMLDSEYLALLIHGNQSALLHVLTKPGTTVQSIESQYLLNEPIPVPPIDEQLDIVNYINNKIHKIDLLTTETNKAIERLTEYRIALISAAVTGKIDVRGRA, from the coding sequence ATGAACAAGGTAGATCCCGATATTCTGCAAGAAGTCGAACAGACGCTGGACGTGGCTGGCATCAAGCGGTTTGAACCGTATCCGTCGTATAAGCCGACCAGTGTTGATTGGTTGGGTGATGTGCCGGACCATTGGGAGGTAATTCAGTCACGGCGATTTTTTAAAATATTAAATGGCTCAACTCCTTCGAGTAGTGAAAGTTCATACTGGGATGGAGATATTGTATGGGTAACACCGGATGATCTAAGCAAAAATTCTGATTCAGATATTCGTGACTCAAGAAGAAGAATTAGCCAAAGTGGATACAATAGCTGTGGGGCTACAATAGCACCACCGAATAGCATTGTTGTTTCTACACGTGCTCCAATTGGTTATGTCGCCATTGCCGGAGTTTCGTTATGCTGTAATCAGGGATGTCGAATATTGGCACCTAACAAAACCCTGGATAGTAAATTTTTCTATTACCAACTTTTATCTGCTGGTTCAGAATTGTCTTCAAGAGGCCGTGGAACAACGTTTACTGAGTTGAGCTATGGACAATTAGCATCTGTTGAGCTTCTTTCTCCGCCTCTTGATGAACAACAAGTCATCGCCCGCTTTCTCGACGACCAAACCCGGAAGATCGATGATCTGATCGAAGCCAAGCAAAAACTCCTGGATCTGCTGAAAGAAAAGCGCCAGGCGATCATCACCCATGCGGTTACCAAGGGTATTAACCCAGATGTCCAGCTGAAACCATCCGGGATCGAATGGCTGGGAGATGTGCCGGAGCATTGGGAGATGAAGAAACTTAAGTATACATGTGATTTTTCTGGTGGCTTTACTCCGAATACTAAAGTAGTCGATTATTGGGATGGTGATATACCATGGGTATCCCCAAAAGACATGAAGCATCGATATATTTCTGAGACAGAAGACTATGTTACTGAACTTGCAGTTAATGAGGTTTTCAGAAGAATAGTGGCACCAAAATCAGTTTTAATAGTTGTTAGATCAGGAATTCTGATTCATTCGCTTCCAGTAGCGATTAATAAAACTGGCGTAACAATCAATCAGGATATGAGGGCACTAATGCCCAAAAAAATGTTGGATAGTGAATACTTGGCATTACTAATACATGGTAATCAGAGCGCTTTGTTACATGTCTTAACAAAGCCCGGCACTACTGTTCAAAGCATTGAATCACAATATTTACTAAATGAGCCAATACCCGTTCCACCGATTGATGAACAATTAGATATTGTGAATTACATCAATAATAAAATCCATAAAATAGATTTGTTGACAACCGAAACCAACAAAGCCATCGAACGCCTCACCGAATACCGAATCGCACTTATTTCAGCGGCGGTGACGGGTAAAATTGACGTTCGAGGGAGGGCTTAA
- a CDS encoding phospholipase D-like domain-containing protein encodes MIYVTGTLFFFNATPESLRVTTPIGHSYSVNDPAFKTNSGILTGRQWVEGNDAMLLSRGKDIFNTMYEDIRNARNSISKETFVYSGEEVATTMAHELADASKRGADVHFIMDYLGSADVTTDQLKIMEDAGVQLVRWRKPAWYQVPNLNHRTHRKLLIIDGEVAYTGGVNTADEWLDDIQEGGYKDYHLRITGPVVHELQGAFSKNWVASRGELLRGDRYYPHLETTGNLSMQVTTSHPGNGSIGVRKMMLHAIASADESIRIGSAYFFPDDKFLQALVDAANRGVHIKILTPNETIDKSFVRMASHTLWGQLLDAGIEMHEYQPVMYHAKLMIVDEYFITIGSTNFDNRSFRLNDEVNVSILDEDFARQMTVWYEKDLAQSERITMEVWENRSFFCKAYGWVIAIVMGVYL; translated from the coding sequence GTGATCTATGTGACAGGTACGCTTTTTTTCTTCAATGCAACCCCGGAGTCTCTGCGGGTAACAACGCCAATAGGTCATTCCTACTCTGTAAATGACCCGGCTTTCAAAACGAATAGCGGTATACTCACAGGCCGTCAATGGGTTGAGGGAAACGATGCAATGTTACTGAGCCGGGGAAAAGATATTTTCAATACCATGTATGAGGATATCCGTAATGCACGTAACAGTATCTCTAAAGAAACCTTTGTATATAGTGGGGAAGAAGTTGCGACAACGATGGCCCATGAACTCGCTGATGCTTCAAAACGGGGAGCAGATGTTCATTTCATCATGGATTATTTAGGATCAGCGGATGTAACCACCGATCAGCTGAAAATTATGGAAGATGCCGGAGTACAACTTGTCCGGTGGCGAAAACCAGCCTGGTATCAGGTGCCGAATTTAAATCATCGAACCCACCGAAAGCTATTGATAATTGATGGCGAGGTGGCTTATACCGGCGGAGTTAACACGGCTGATGAATGGCTGGATGACATTCAAGAGGGTGGCTATAAAGATTATCACCTGAGGATTACAGGACCGGTAGTACACGAACTCCAGGGTGCGTTCTCGAAGAATTGGGTTGCCTCCAGGGGTGAGCTATTGAGGGGAGATCGCTATTATCCACATCTCGAAACAACCGGTAATCTGTCCATGCAGGTCACAACGAGTCACCCCGGAAACGGATCCATAGGAGTACGAAAAATGATGCTTCATGCCATAGCCTCGGCAGATGAATCCATTCGGATCGGTTCGGCTTATTTTTTCCCGGATGACAAATTTTTACAGGCATTGGTGGATGCGGCAAACCGTGGGGTACATATCAAGATATTAACTCCGAATGAAACCATCGACAAAAGTTTTGTACGAATGGCCTCACATACACTTTGGGGTCAACTTCTTGACGCCGGTATCGAGATGCACGAATATCAGCCTGTTATGTATCACGCAAAGCTGATGATTGTAGACGAATATTTTATAACTATAGGATCAACCAATTTCGATAATCGGTCTTTCCGGTTAAATGATGAAGTCAACGTCAGCATTCTGGATGAGGATTTTGCCCGTCAGATGACAGTATGGTATGAGAAAGATTTGGCACAATCTGAAAGAATCACCATGGAGGTATGGGAAAACCGTTCTTTTTTTTGCAAGGCTTACGGTTGGGTAATAGCCATAGTTATGGGTGTGTATTTGTGA
- a CDS encoding ice-binding family protein: MKINYLSNAIIVASLFGFAFMIGCENKSTNADFDPDAPVIFSKSPMNNEDNIERNKVLEIIFDQAMDPSTINNTTITLQQGSTTINGSVGYSGTTARFTSQNVLAAQTDYTVKVSTGAKNASGVAIANDNEWSFTTGGNSEQLEVVELGTAGNYVILAKSAINNNPASSFTGDLGLSPMAESFITGFSQTPATGYSISDQVNGRIYAADMADPTPTNLTTAVENMATAYDDAAGRTAPDFVELYTGEIGGKTLTPGLYKWSNTVQITDDLNFSGDEDDVWILQVAENVTMSPDVTITLSGGAQVKNIFWQVAGEVTIGRTSHFEGIIFSMTGITLNTGASLNGRVLAQTAAIFDANTVVEPQ, translated from the coding sequence ATGAAAATAAATTATTTATCAAATGCCATAATAGTGGCCTCGCTATTTGGATTCGCATTTATGATTGGATGCGAGAATAAAAGCACGAATGCGGATTTCGATCCCGATGCACCTGTTATTTTCTCAAAAAGTCCGATGAATAATGAAGATAATATAGAACGAAATAAGGTTTTGGAAATCATCTTCGATCAGGCAATGGATCCGTCAACCATTAACAACACAACCATCACTCTGCAACAGGGATCCACAACGATTAACGGTAGTGTAGGCTATTCCGGTACCACGGCCAGGTTTACTTCCCAAAATGTTTTGGCTGCCCAGACGGATTACACAGTAAAAGTTTCAACCGGTGCAAAAAATGCTTCAGGTGTTGCAATTGCTAATGATAATGAGTGGAGTTTCACAACCGGAGGCAACAGCGAACAATTGGAAGTTGTAGAACTCGGGACAGCCGGTAATTATGTAATTCTTGCAAAATCGGCTATAAATAACAACCCGGCCTCATCTTTTACAGGCGATTTGGGATTAAGCCCGATGGCTGAAAGTTTTATAACTGGTTTTTCCCAGACACCGGCAACAGGGTATTCAATATCTGACCAGGTAAACGGAAGGATTTATGCCGCTGATATGGCTGACCCAACACCGACAAACTTGACAACAGCCGTTGAAAATATGGCCACTGCATATGATGATGCCGCTGGGCGAACAGCCCCCGACTTTGTTGAATTATATACCGGTGAAATTGGCGGCAAAACACTTACACCCGGCCTGTACAAATGGAGCAATACCGTTCAGATTACAGACGACCTGAATTTCTCAGGTGATGAAGATGACGTCTGGATTTTACAGGTCGCCGAAAATGTTACGATGAGCCCTGATGTAACCATTACCCTTAGTGGCGGTGCACAAGTCAAGAATATCTTCTGGCAAGTAGCCGGAGAAGTCACAATCGGTAGAACCTCACATTTTGAGGGGATTATATTTTCGATGACCGGCATTACTCTGAATACCGGCGCATCACTCAATGGCCGTGTTTTAGCTCAAACAGCTGCTATTTTCGATGCGAATACAGTAGTTGAACCACAATAA
- a CDS encoding lmo0937 family membrane protein: protein MGNILYLVAVVLVVAWLIGFAGYSAGGIIHILLVIAAIAILLQVIQGRRIA, encoded by the coding sequence ATGGGAAATATATTATACCTGGTTGCTGTAGTTTTAGTAGTTGCCTGGTTAATCGGATTTGCAGGCTATAGTGCTGGAGGCATTATTCATATCCTGTTGGTTATAGCTGCAATTGCAATATTACTTCAAGTAATCCAGGGCAGAAGAATAGCATAG
- a CDS encoding sigma-54 dependent transcriptional regulator — translation MAQTNVTVLITGENGTGKEVFARLLHYHNSNQNRNMITVNCGAIPEELVESEMLGHEKGAFTGADAQKKGCFELADKGTLFLDEIGEMSLSAQVKLLRAIELGSFRRVGGKEEIHVDFTLIAATNKILNDQVKSGSFREDLYYRLNVIELYVPPLRHRKEDISLLIEFYKSQFCDLYGKPDFLFDDESRALMMAYDWPGNIRELKNCIERTTVLFEGGDYISAEMLPASITNSRNTHTPAYLGEACGILQIPIGASLDEIERLAIHQTLSSVDNNKTEAAKILGFARKTLHNKLDKYGDEQYAMD, via the coding sequence ATTGCACAAACCAATGTAACAGTATTGATTACAGGAGAGAATGGGACAGGCAAAGAAGTCTTTGCAAGATTGTTGCACTACCATAATTCGAATCAAAACAGAAACATGATAACTGTCAATTGTGGAGCTATTCCGGAAGAACTGGTAGAGAGCGAAATGCTGGGCCATGAGAAGGGGGCGTTTACAGGAGCTGATGCACAGAAGAAAGGTTGTTTTGAACTGGCAGATAAAGGGACACTCTTTCTTGATGAGATCGGTGAAATGTCACTCAGTGCTCAGGTTAAATTACTGCGTGCGATAGAGCTTGGGTCATTTCGAAGAGTAGGTGGAAAAGAGGAGATCCATGTTGATTTCACATTAATTGCAGCTACAAACAAGATTCTCAACGACCAGGTTAAATCGGGAAGTTTTCGGGAAGATCTATACTATCGTCTGAATGTAATTGAACTTTATGTACCTCCTTTGAGGCATAGAAAAGAGGATATCTCACTGCTTATAGAATTCTATAAAAGTCAATTCTGTGACTTGTACGGGAAGCCTGATTTTTTATTTGACGATGAAAGCCGGGCCTTAATGATGGCATATGATTGGCCGGGAAATATTCGAGAGCTTAAAAATTGCATAGAAAGAACTACGGTACTATTTGAAGGGGGTGACTACATCAGCGCTGAAATGCTACCCGCCTCCATTACAAACTCCCGGAACACACACACACCGGCCTACCTTGGGGAAGCATGCGGAATTCTGCAAATCCCGATTGGGGCAAGTCTGGATGAAATTGAACGTCTGGCGATTCATCAAACATTGAGTTCCGTTGATAATAATAAAACAGAAGCTGCGAAAATACTTGGTTTTGCCAGAAAGACACTTCATAACAAATTGGATAAATACGGGGATGAGCAGTATGCCATGGATTGA
- a CDS encoding helix-turn-helix transcriptional regulator produces MNLETYIREVIQEEVRTVVREELVEVMDEIKASKQNREPKQHPGMPKKYIIRPNELCKMLAVSRSTLWRMENVGRLPDRVKIGPRTVGWYNTDIEEWLEQNRRNPDS; encoded by the coding sequence ATGAACCTTGAAACGTATATCCGAGAAGTCATACAAGAAGAGGTGCGGACAGTAGTCCGGGAAGAGCTTGTAGAGGTAATGGATGAAATCAAAGCTTCAAAACAGAACCGGGAGCCAAAACAGCATCCCGGAATGCCGAAAAAATATATTATTCGTCCCAATGAGCTTTGCAAGATGTTAGCAGTATCAAGATCAACCTTATGGAGAATGGAAAATGTAGGGCGACTTCCTGATAGGGTCAAAATTGGACCCAGAACCGTGGGGTGGTATAATACAGACATCGAAGAATGGCTGGAGCAAAATAGAAGAAATCCTGACAGCTGA